One window of Acropora palmata chromosome 1, jaAcrPala1.3, whole genome shotgun sequence genomic DNA carries:
- the LOC141882483 gene encoding small ribosomal subunit protein uS19-like, producing the protein MAEQEQLRKKRTFRKFTYRGVDLDQLLDLTHDQLTDLVHARARRRFSRGLKKKSINFMRRLRKAKKEAKPLEKPEVIKTHLRSMIVLPEMIGSMVGVYNGKTFNQVEIKPEMVGHYLGEFSITYKPVKHGRPGIGATHSSRFIPLK; encoded by the exons ATG GCTGAACAGGAGCAATTAAGGAAGAAGAGAACTTTTCGGAAGTTCACCTATCGTGGTGTAGACCTCGACCAGCTGCTTGATTTAACCCATGATCAGCTTACTGATTTGGTTCATGCGCGTGCCAGACGAAGGTTTTCTCGGGGTCTGAAGAAGAAGTCTATCAATTTTATGCGACGGTtgagaaaagcaaagaagGAGGCTAAACCCTTAGAGAAACCAGAGGTCATTAAGACACACCTGAGGAGTATGATCGTTCTTCCAGAAATGATCGGGAGCATGGTTGGTGTATACAACGGGAAAACTTTCAACCAAGTTGAAATCAAG CCAGAGATGGTTGGGCATTATCTTGGCGAGTTCTCCATCACATACAAGCCAGTTAAGCATGGCAGACCTGGTATTGGTGCCACTCATTCTTCCCGATTTATtcctctgaaataa